The following are encoded in a window of Massilia sp. R2A-15 genomic DNA:
- a CDS encoding Fic family protein, with translation MNSPVAANARAGRFVSTVAFDEAVNAFVPAPLPPEPAVDISGSLISKLSDADRAIGRLDGIAMMLPETSLFLYMYVRKEAVLSSQIEGTQSTLDDLLLFENVALLGQPIDDITEVSNYVDAMMYGLRLMRDDTSEGLPLCLRLIREMHGRLLQSGRGEQKDPGEFRRSQNWIGGTRPGNATYVPPPVNELAGCLDSFEKFLYDETVPLPPLIRAGLLHVQFESIHPFLDGNGRIGRLLIALFLVERRVLQQPLLYLSLYFKSNREAYYRLLQEVRQNGAWEAWLEFFLDGVTETANNAFDSASRIVQLFREDRQRISASTDRASTALRVHEVLQRQPFVTANQLTTTTGLTTPTVNSALQALEMLGIVREITGKQRSRVYCYQEFMDILDDGAGSRQRRASQRIEPPQEPIPATDP, from the coding sequence ATGAACAGCCCCGTCGCGGCAAACGCGAGAGCCGGTCGATTCGTTTCAACGGTCGCCTTTGATGAAGCGGTAAATGCGTTTGTGCCCGCGCCCTTGCCGCCAGAACCCGCTGTCGATATTTCCGGCTCCCTGATCAGCAAGTTGAGCGACGCGGACCGGGCAATTGGACGTCTTGACGGCATAGCAATGATGCTGCCTGAAACCAGTCTTTTCCTTTACATGTACGTTCGCAAGGAGGCAGTGCTGTCTTCGCAGATCGAGGGCACTCAGTCGACTCTGGACGACCTGCTCCTGTTCGAAAATGTGGCGCTGCTCGGCCAGCCCATCGATGACATTACGGAAGTTTCAAATTACGTCGATGCGATGATGTACGGGCTACGCCTCATGCGCGACGATACATCGGAAGGGCTGCCCCTGTGTTTGCGGCTTATTCGCGAAATGCATGGCCGACTGCTACAGAGCGGTCGCGGTGAACAGAAAGACCCGGGCGAATTTCGACGCTCCCAAAACTGGATCGGCGGCACACGCCCTGGCAATGCTACCTATGTTCCCCCGCCTGTCAACGAACTGGCGGGGTGCCTGGATTCCTTCGAAAAATTCCTGTACGACGAAACTGTTCCTTTGCCCCCTTTGATTAGAGCGGGGCTTCTGCATGTCCAGTTCGAAAGTATTCACCCCTTCCTCGACGGCAACGGCCGGATAGGCCGCTTGTTGATCGCGCTCTTTCTGGTGGAACGACGCGTCCTGCAGCAGCCGCTCCTATACCTGAGCCTTTATTTTAAATCGAATCGAGAAGCCTATTATCGATTGCTGCAGGAAGTCAGGCAAAACGGGGCGTGGGAAGCCTGGCTCGAGTTTTTCCTGGATGGCGTCACAGAAACCGCTAATAATGCCTTCGACAGTGCCTCTCGAATCGTACAACTCTTCCGTGAAGATCGTCAGCGAATATCGGCGTCGACTGACAGGGCGAGTACAGCGCTTCGTGTCCACGAAGTGCTCCAAAGGCAGCCGTTCGTCACCGCAAACCAACTGACAACGACAACTGGCCTTACTACTCCAACGGTCAACAGCGCGCTGCAAGCCCTCGAAATGCTTGGCATTGTCCGAGAAATTACAGGAAAGCAGCGTTCGCGCGTGTACTGTTACCAAGAATTCATGGACATCCTCGATGACGGAGCAGGATCACGTCAACGACGCGCTTCGCAACGTATCGAGCCACCCCAAGAGCCCATCCCTGCAACGGATCCCTAG
- the ssb gene encoding single-stranded DNA-binding protein — translation MASVNKVIIVGNLGRDPEIRYMPSGDAIANIAVATSYKSKDRNTGEQKELTEWHRISFFGRLAEIVGQYLKKGSSVYVEGRLQTRKYTDKDGVEKYATDIIAENMQMLGGRQGMGGDSGMDDGGYESSAPSRPQPQQQRQAPPPPPARPQPKPAPNFSDMDDDIPF, via the coding sequence ATGGCATCTGTTAACAAGGTCATCATCGTCGGCAACCTGGGCCGCGATCCGGAAATCCGCTACATGCCGAGCGGCGACGCGATCGCCAACATCGCCGTGGCCACTTCGTACAAGTCGAAGGACCGCAACACTGGCGAGCAGAAAGAGCTGACCGAGTGGCACCGCATTTCGTTCTTCGGCCGCCTGGCCGAGATCGTTGGTCAATACCTGAAGAAGGGTTCGTCGGTCTACGTCGAAGGCCGCCTGCAGACCCGCAAGTACACCGACAAGGACGGCGTCGAGAAGTACGCAACCGACATCATCGCCGAGAACATGCAGATGCTGGGCGGCCGCCAGGGTATGGGTGGCGACAGCGGCATGGATGACGGCGGCTACGAGAGCAGCGCTCCGAGCCGTCCGCAGCCACAGCAGCAGCGCCAGGCGCCGCCTCCTCCGCCAGCGCGTCCGCAGCCGAAGCCGGCGCCGAATTTCTCGGACATGGATGACGACATCCCGTTCTAA